One part of the Dioscorea cayenensis subsp. rotundata cultivar TDr96_F1 chromosome 2, TDr96_F1_v2_PseudoChromosome.rev07_lg8_w22 25.fasta, whole genome shotgun sequence genome encodes these proteins:
- the LOC120271315 gene encoding subtilisin-like protease 4, with product MVINHSSLLLLFFFSTLFIIPINSQLLSSIIHCSDTSGDRNTYIIHVETANATKFLAREARERYYRSFLQPLSSSGEQLMLYSYMHAINGFAARLTEAEVKTMMKMKGFVHAQKDQEYNLHTTHSPDFLGLQQDHCFWKESNYGKGVIIGVLDTGVMPNHQSFTGEDMPLPPAKWKGICDFDIPVCNNKLVGARGFLRGCRNSPVDDNGHGMHTASIAAGNFVANASVLGQAKGNASGIAPKAHLAIYKVCYKHCHGSDILAAIDQAISDGVDVLSISIGGRPDPFYDDHMAIGALAAVEKGLFVSSSAGNMGPKESSVENNAPWMLTVGASTMDRSIRVTIKLGNGEEINGESAYQPDNFPFTMLPLIFPGEKGVVRAKTCSDGSLDGINVRGKIVLCETGGGVNNSIEKGMVVKNAGGIAMILMNQGKQMLTVKARAHVLPAAQISYGDALRIKKYMKASPVATAGILFKGTVYGTPVSPSIASFSGRGPSVINNGVMKPDIVGPGLNILAAWPSPADCGAMPTFNMLSGTSMAAPHLAGVAALLKASHPDWSPAMIKSAIMTTADELRRDGKPISDETGNSTNYFATGAGHVNPSKANDPGLVYDIDIDDYISYLCGLGYSDRQVSAVARRYIECLSRKAITAEELNYPTFTVSVASESQKTVTRTVKNVGENNAVYTVQVDAPEGVKVDVYPEKIEFSEINQTVVYDVYFTAGDTSDRIGSVSEGQLRWVSGKHVVKSAITVSFV from the exons ATGGTGATTAACCATAGTAGTCTTctcctccttttcttcttctccactctATTCATTATACCTATTAATAGCCAATTACTCTCGTCGATAATCCATTGCTCCGATACTAGTGGTGATCGAAACACCTACATTATTCATGTCGAAACAGCTAATGCCACTAAATTTCTCGCCCGGGAAGCTCGAGAAAG ATATTATAGATCATTTCTTCAACCATTGTCCTCTTCCGGTGAGCAACTTATGTTATACTCATACATGCACGCCATTAATGGCTTCGCCGCAAGATTAACCGAAGCCGAAGTGAAGacaatgatgaaaatgaaaggcTTTGTTCATGCACAAAAAGATCAAGAATACAACCTACACACAACTCACTCACCTGATTTCCTAGGGTTACAACAAGATCACTGTTTTTGGAAGGAGTCTAACTATGGCAAAGGTGTAATCATCGGAGTTTTAGACACAGGCGTGATGCCGAACCACCAGTCTTTCACTGGAGAAGACATGCCTTTGCCACCGGCGAAGTGGAAGGGAATTTGTGACTTTGATATACCAGTATGCAACAATAAGCTTGTTGGAGCAAGAGGGTTTCTCCGTGGATGTAGAAATTCTCCGGTGGATGACAATGGCCATGGAATGCATACCGCAAGCATCGCCGCCGGAAACTTTGTTGCCAATGCTTCTGTCCTTGGTCAAGCAAAGGGCAATGCCTCCGGCATTGCGCCGAAAGCTCACCTTGCTATCTACAAGGTCTGCTACAAGCATTGCCATGGTAGTGATATACTTGCCGCCATTGATCAAGCTATCAGTGATGGAGTTGATGTGCTCTCTATATCAATTGGCGGCAGGCCGGATCCTTTCTACGATGATCACATGGCAATTGGCGCTCTCGCTGCTGTCGAAAAAGGGCTTTTCGTTAGCTCATCGGCAGGGAACATGGGACCGAAGGAGAGTTCCGTCGAGAATAATGCTCCATGGATGCTAACAGTTGGGGCAAGCACCATGGATAGAAGTATTAGAGTGACTATAAAGCTCGGCAACGGAGAAGAAATCAACGGTGAGTCTGCTTACCAACCAGATAACTTCCCTTTCACAATGCTTCCTCTTATCTTCCCTGGAGAGAAAGGAGTTGTAAGAGCAAAAACATGCTCCGATGGCTCCCTCGACGGAATTAATGTCCGGGGTAAGATAGTTTTGTGTGAGACTGGCGGTGGTGTTAACAATAGCATCGAAAAAGGTATGGTCGTTAAGAACGCCGGCGGCATAGCGATGATTCTCATGAACCAAGGAAAACAAATGCTCACTGTGAAAGCTAGAGCTCATGTACTTCCGGCAGCTCAGATTAGCTATGGTGATGCTTTGAGGATCAAAAAGTACATGAAAGCTTCTCCAGTGGCCACTGCGGGAATTTTATTCAAGGGGACAGTGTATGGAACTCCGGTGTCACCGAGCATCGCTTCCTTCTCCGGCCGGGGACCTAGTGTTATCAACAATGGTGTGATGAAGCCGGATATAGTTGGGCCCGGATTGAACATCCTCGCAGCATGGCCATCCCCCGCCGACTGCGGCGCAATGCCAACCTTCAACATGCTCTCCGGCACATCGATGGCCGCACCTCATCTTGCCGGAGTTGCTGCCTTGCTTAAGGCATCACACCCTGATTGGTCTCCGGCTATGATCAAGTCAGCAATCATGACGACAGCCGATGAATTACGACGGGATGGTAAACCGATCTCCGATGAGACTGGCAATAGTACTAATTATTTCGCCACGGGTGCCGGCCATGTCAATCCATCAAAAGCTAATGATCCAGGTCTTGTTTATGATATCGACATCGATGATTACATATCTTATCTTTGTGGATTAGGCTACAGTGATCGACAAGTCTCTGCTGTGGCACGCCGTTACATCGAGTGCTTAAGCCGGAAGGCGATCACAGCCGAGGAATTGAACTACCCTACATTTACAGTGAGTGTGGCCTCTGAATCACAAAAGACGGTCACAAGGACTGTGAAGAACGTTGGAGAAAACAATGCTGTGTATACGGTGCAAGTTGATGCACCGGAGGGGGTGAAGGTTGATGTATATCCGGAAAAGATCGAGTTTTCGGAGATTAATCAGACGGTGGTGTATGATGTATACTTCACCGCTGGTGATACTAGTGACAGAATTGGATCAGTTTCAGAAGGACAACTTAGATGGGTTTCTGGCAAGCATGTTGTGAAGAGTGCTATCACTGTTAGCTTTGTTTAA